The genomic region CATTTGGCTCCCTCGCCTCCTCCATTTAGAGTTTAGACAAAGCCCTGACCAACCACTGCAGCCTCCTCAGCGTATCTTTCCCGGTGTTAGCATTTCCTGAACTATCTAGGGGCCAATGGTTTGTTTAAAGCTGAGAAGAGTGATGTTATCATGCGGCTTATCCTCACCTCAGCTCTCAGCCAGCTCAATATTTGCATTAATTCTTAATATGCATGGTGGCTGATCCCTTAGCTTCTTCAGCTAGGCATCTGTTCAGAGTCCTATAAAAGCAgaacttttttccccccccaacCTTTTAAAGCTAGATATCACTGTTCTGCCAACCCCATCATTGCTTCCCAACTAAGATGGATCTTGCCACCCTTGACTAATCAATTCAGTCAAGCCATTGGGCAGAGAACATTAGGGCAATTGTTTTTTCCTCCGACAGCTATTTACCATCACCCATCCACCACATCTCAGACCATTTCCTCTTCCAACTTCTACTCCTTCCTCAAGAAATTCGAAAACAGAAACAACTTACACAGGCTTACGTAGAGTTCTTAGAATGTATTTTTGTTcacctgaaaaataaaacttttaaaaaatatacaagacTTTTTTGAGTACAGGTATATCTTAAATGGCTGAATTATAAATAATGTCTCTGGTCATGTTCACAGCTAGGGCTGGAACTAATGTCCCAGTTCCAGTGAAGGCTTTAGAGTCAGGAGGCCAGCAGTTGGGACTGTGAGTGGTCTCTCTAGACTCTGATCCATCCCAGAGTGGATCCAACAGTCCAGAATGCAGGGGTCAGGATGGGGACAGGGGGGTTGGACTCCCAGATGTTCTCCTGCAAGTTCAAAGAATTCTTGGAATAAGAGATcgatttataaattattaaaatataggaCTAAAAATTCacacaataaatataaagtacAGGCTATTATTGAAGTTATAAAGTGGCATTTTATGTTTCTCCCCCATAGGTCCCCACCAAAAATTTAAAAGGCCTCAGAGGCTTTCTAATGACCAAAGTCAAGTCAGCTGCTCAGAAATCTCCTCCAGCAAGACACCTTGGGGGTGCTACCAGCCTGCCCCCAGGCTATGACAGCTCAGCGGCAGTTTTCTTGCCCACAACAGGACATGGCTTAAAGCAAGGCTGTGCGTCCTTGGATCAGAGCTAACTAGAGTGTAGGCCAGAAAACTGGAGAGACAAACTGTTTCAGGGCTCAGGTGGCTAAAtttgtccctttttaaaaaaggtgccTCATTTCCCAAAAAGGAAACATTAAGGGGTTTGGTATCTTGTCATACCCACACTCAATTGCCTTTTAGTGCAAGTGGCAGAAGGAAATGGAATCCTAATTGAGGATGTATAATTCTTGCTGCCCCAGAGCTCTGCCAAGTGTCATTCCCCttgatgtttctcatctcagAAAAAGCACAGGAGTTTATCAGGCGAGGTAAAGACAAGCCCATTTAACCTTGCCACCGCTCGTCTATGAACTGGCTACCAAAGCACAATCCTGAGCTTTAAGCCCATCTTTTGCACCAGAGGGTGTGTTCAAAGCTCTGATTTCACAACAAATTTCATCCTAATCGCTGGGCTAAATTGTCACTACGAGCTCaggacagagggaaggctgggatgATTACGGGACCAAGACAAGATTTTAAGGAGGGGGATAACACAAACACTTGTGAGTCACTCTACTTACAAAAGCTCGCTCTTCCTAAAAAACTGTGAGAAGGCCAAAGACTGAGGCACGCAGGCATcgctctttcccttccttctttcctggcCCACATCCAGATACTTAGGGTGCCACCGGAAACCTCCTGGGTGGGGGCACtagggtgggaagaggaggagatcagcacactccccaccctccctaaACTGCTTCTACTTCTCCTCAGGGTTTCCACTGTCCTTTCGGCAAGCCGAAGAATGATGATACGCTTTTGTGTCCTAAACCTATTTCTGAAGTAAGAGGGAAAGAGTGGATGATGGAAAAAACAGTTTGTGCCCTGTGGCTGGCTGCACTCTGGGGCCCAGCAAATAGCCCTTGCCTGACCCCATCAGCTACCCAGGGTGTGGGAGAATAGATAGAATACTATGTAATTACAACTTCTGGTGCGTATGTCAACAACTATATACAGGGATCtataaattaaatgcatttgTGGCCACTGCAACTAGGTTGACGTACCTGAGCTCCCCTGCTTTTTTGGTGCCCTCCCTCCTGCCGACAGCTTCAGCTTATTTAAGAGCCCGTACAGCCCCCTCTTTCCCCTGAGTCTGGGGGGAAAGCCCGAGTCACCCCTGCACGAAGGATGCACCACTGCAAGCGGCGCAGAAGGGTTCGGTGCtggaatcccccccccccccgcccccctttatGGCTCACAGACCCCGCGCCGCCGCACAGTCCTGGGAAGACCGAACCCCCGAGTCCCAGACCGATCGTGGTCCCTCCGCGGAAGATCGGGCTGCAGGCCACTCGCCCCACCACTCGGCGATCGTCGGGGAAGGGGGCGTTCGCTCCGCGAGGGTCCCTCCCGCGGGCTCTCCGTCCTGCTGCAAAGTCCGGCGTCCAGGCTCGGGGAGGACGGCTCCCCGCCGCCCAGGTGCGAGGACTTCATCGGCTCCCGGGCGCCGCCgcttcctcctcgtcctcctccggCCCCCGCGCCCGCTCCGGCGGCCCGGCCAGGGGGCTGTCGGCGGGGGGCTCGGGCGGCGGGGGCCCGGCCGCCTGCAGCGGGGGCGCGTCGCGCGGCGCCTCGCGGCGGGACGACCCGGTGGCGTTGGGCCCCGCGGCCGCCCCCGAGGTCCCGGACTGGCCGGTGGCGTTGGAGCCGCCGGGGGGCGGGCCGGCGGCTCCCCCCGAGGTCCCGGCGCCCACCGGCTGCCAGATGAGGCTGTAGTAGACGGCCAGCACGATGGCTGCCAGCGACACGGAGAGCACGTAGGCGAACACGGTGGCGAGCCGGACCCACTTCTTGTTGGTCTTGGCCGCCATCTTCGCCTTCTTGTCCCCGGTGTAGGTGGCCGGCTTGCCCCGCTCGGACGGGGCCGCGTCGCGCTCCTTCATGGGGGGGCCCCGGCCTCTGGCGCGGCGCTCCACGGCCCCGGCGGGCGGGGGCCTGGCGGCCTGGAggacagggggcgggggcgccCCGGTTCCCGGCCGCTCCGCGCTCCTCACACCGCCCGCCCGCAGCCTGCCACCGCGTCGCTGCCGCCGCCGGGGCCTGGGCCAGTCACCGCCgccagcgccgccgccgccgccggcccgtCAGCTGCTTCCCCGCCGCCGCCACAGCCACAGCCGCCGCAGCCGCCCGGCTCCGCGTCCCCATCCGCCGCCGCCACCGTCTGCCTGGCCGCCGGCCGCTCGGTCTCCAGTGGCCGCGCCGACCGTGCTGCTCCAGCCCGGCTCCCCCGCCTAACGCGCCGGGACCGGGGCGGGAGCGCCGCGGGGGGCTGCTCTTAAAGGGGCGACGCCGGGGTCCGGAAGCGCCGCGGGAGGCGGGCTTCTGTCGGCGCCGCGAGCCCGCCGGGCGCCCGGGCGCGAGAGGGTTAAAGGAGGCTGGTCTTAAAGGGGCAGCGTCGCCGcagccccgcgcccgccgcccgtgaggggggggggggggggctccggtGCTGCTTTAAAGGGGGACCCGCGTCCTGCGGGGAGGAGAGCGGACAGgaaaggggcggggaggggcgggcggagcgCGGAGCTGTCAACTCTGGCGACTCTCCTCGCTGCTGACGGTCCCGAGGAGGAACAGCAGCACCAGCTTGGGCCGCAGGCCTCAGTGTACCCCGGAGTGGGGGTGATAGCACGCGCGTGCTCTCGGctcgcgccccgcgccccgctccACGTGGCCTTCCAGACCCCTTTACACCCAGCGACTCTGGCCCACGCCCCGCGCCGGCAGACAAGGACCGGCCCCGCGCGCGCGCCGAGCTCCCGGCAGGTCGCGCCCCTTccccgccggccccaccccctttcccgTCCCGCCGGGGCTCCGGGGCTTCGCTGAAATCCATCCGATTCCTTGTCCTCTtagggccccagtcagggtgcccAGAGCTCCCGGGCCAGGACCACGTGCTGGGCTCGTTTTCCAGGCTCGCCTTCCATCTTAGTGCCAAAGTTCGCAACAGGTGTCATCCCGCTTTCGGGGGCTTCCGACCCCAGGTCAAGGGGCTGCACTGAACCCGTGGGGCGGCTCCAAGAGCTTTTCCCACCTCGCATCCTCTCCAGGCCGCAGAGCATGGGCGTTTGTGCCCtcgcccccaaccccaccccgtTCCCCTGTGAGGTTTGTCCTCTGGTCGATTCTGACGATCCCTCTCCCAGCTCGGACTCCTCAGCAGATGCTTTCCCCCTCCTTCTGCCCTCCTCGCTCCTGCCTTCTCTTCTTCCTATTCTCTCTCTACAAGACTTTCCAGAATTTCTAGGTCCCTCCTCCTTGAGTTCTACTTCCTATGTTCCCAGAACCGGATGTAGGGACCACCTGGGTGTGGGAGACTGTGCCTGTGTGGGGAGAGGACTGTGGTCGTGATGGGCTTCTGTGGGTGAACAGCTTCCTCCCAACTTCTGCCCCTGCAGATGCGAGCCTGACTTTTCGCTTCTGACGCTGTGGGGCAGGACCCTCTCGCCTTTCCCATTTCCCTCACCCTCCACAGGAGACCTACGGTATCCAGACTCGATGCCCCATGATGAGGAATCCCCTTCGCAACACTGCTGTCCTGCCCGCACTAGGGGAAGGCCTAGTGAGAGAAATCAGAGAATCAAGGCAGGGTGGGGACCGAAAGGGCCCCAAAGACCATCTTTTGTAAATACCCCCATGGACCCTAGAACCTCCTGCACAACGTCCTATGGAGCGCTCTTCAGCGTCCCGGAGAGATTCTCTGTGATGGTGGACCTTGCCTGCTCCCCGAGGCCGCTTCTTAGCCCTTGGACAGTTCTGACCAATTACACACAGAAGTCAGGTGGCTGCCGGAACTGAGTGTGCTGATGGCCGAGGGAGCCAAAGGCCTATAACCTGGCCCCTCACTCCCATtcctgaggcccagctgtgagccTGCCACTAACAGTGGCCAACTGGATGCTATTTCCAGAATAGCCTGCCTTTTCACTTTCTGAGAAATTTCAAGAACATTGGAGGTTTGGAGTGTGTATTGTCTTCTGTTGGGCCGATGGGGGAAAGACAACCGCTCCTTCCCATCCTGCTCCCAGGTCAGCCACAGGGGGTTGCTAAGTCAAAATCCCTGAATTGCCTCCGGATgttgtcctctcctctcccctgccctctggcTTTCCTGGCAGGACCGATCATCCCAACTATACAAGGTAAATTAATTCGGAAAGATTCCAGGTAAGGCCAACCCAAAGCCTCCTCCTTGAATTCACCCGGTATTTCTTCTGTTGCAAATTAAACTTCTTTCTTCTTGCTTGGTTCTCAGTGGAGCGGAAAACAGCATGCCATTCTTTTCTATACTAAAGAATAAGCATACTTGAGAAGCACTTATTCAATTCCTCTCAGCCTATTTTTCTCCAAACTAAACAGTGCCAGATTCTTTAACCTATCAATAAGCCCTATTTATTATCTGGATTTACATAGTGTCTTTTACCCCAGAACTCAAATTGCTTTCAGATATAATTGAGCCTGATCTCCCTGGTGCTTGAGCCATTAAGAAACCATTAGTGTATTCTTGCTGCAGGCAACTAAATGGCCCCCTAGTGGCCTGAAGGTGAATATGCTTCCCTAAGTGCCTCTTCCCCCActaagggaggagagggagagaaatcagAGCATCAAGGCAGGGTGGGGACAGAAAGGGCCCAGAAGGTCATCTTGTGTAAATACTCCAATGGGCCCTAGAACGACATCCCTAAGGAGCCCAGGTAAAAAAGGCCCTCCATGATCGTGTACCTTGTCTGCTCCCTACGGCAGCCTTGGAAAGCTCTGACCAATGATAACAGCAGCAACACCCACGCCCTAATGTGCTAGGTACCATACTCAGCACTTACGCTCACTTGTCTCACAACAACCTATCAGGTAGGTACTCTGGAAGGGTTGGAGACCCATCTTGACTTGAATGGGCATACATTCTTGCTAAAGGCCTCAACCAGCACCACTCTCCAAGGGCTTAAAGAGTGTTTTGATTCACTGACGGACCTAGGATCTCACATAACGTTGCATCAGATCGAGAGTCCCACTTCCTAGCGAAAGAGTGGTCATATAATCGTCCGGGCACATCACAGACTTTGCTGCCCACTGGTGAATAGAGCTGATAGAGTAAAAGAACCGCCTTTCAAAGGTGCAGCTGAAGCACCACTTTAGTACAGTGTGCTCCGGCATGAAGTATGCACTCTATCCAATAGCTATAATCTGGGCCCCGGCTCAACAGCTAAAATACAGAGGTCTAGGGAACAAGGGGTAGAGGGAGTAATAACCTCACTCACCATCACTCCCGGTGACCCTTGGGGAAGGGGTGGGTTTTGTGGTTCCCGTTCCTACAGTTCCAGGCTCTGTGGTTTAGAGAATCTGGGCCCCAGAGGCGGAACACTTCCAGCGGGGGACAGAACCAGGATCCCATAAATGTTCAGTGTGGCTGCTTTTCATCCTTCAGACTCCTTGTGCCAAGAGACCAGCAGGCAAAGAAAGGAGTCACTTCCTGGCAGGGATAGGTGACCCTGGTCCTTTAGAAACGATAGGGCTGCTGCTACACAGTAGGGTTAGGAAAGAATATGTTTGGCACGCGGGTGAGGCACCTGGGTGTGTCTTGGTACTCCCTTGCCCAGTGTTTATAGTAAGCAGACAAATTCAGAAGCCTGGTTTGAGAAGGGCCTGGTGATTGGGCACTCAGACCCCTCAGGAATGCCACCAGGGAAGCCACCTAGACCAGCAGAGGTGCAAACTGAAGTAAAGGGACTCTAGACTGGGTAATGGGGCGGGGAGAATGCTGAACAACCAGTGACACCAAGACGGGCTGCAGTGGTGGGGAGTCAGCATGGAGCAGAGGAATGCGGAATGCATTGATCAGTGATGCGGTCACAGCAAAGGACGCCTCCACAGGGGCCTCTGGAGTTGGGATGACGCTTCAGACCTGGCCCCACTGAGGCAAGAGGGCTGGACCTTGGCGTCCCCACATTGGCCAGGCAGATGGTCCCTGCTCAGGAAGCCGGGCCAGGCAGCTCCCTTCGGAAGTGCTCAGGGCGAGATTGAGCTGTGAGCCCCCGGCCTCCAGCACTCCTGGCAACTTGGGGTTAAGTTTCTTGGTCGCAGGTGCAGGACCTGGGCGGTGTCCACAGCAACCGCAGCAGTGCCCCCTGGACATGGCTTAGCCCTCCATGCTTCGTAGGGGAAGTTGGCTTTGTGTGGAAACAGCTCCTCCAGAATTCTACTGACTGTTTTCTCCGGGGATCTTACAGGACGGCGAGTAGGAGGAACTATTGCCCCAAAGCCATGAGCTCTTCCTAGGGATAATCTGCACTCCAGAGTGCCCTGTGGAGGCGTCCTTTGCTGTGACTGCATCACTGATCGATGCATTCCTCTGCTCAATCCTGACTCCTTCACTTCCTCGATGCCATGTTGCTTCTGAGAGTGCCTCCCAGTAAACGTTCTGCAAGAAAACCTTTTCCTCATAATGCTTCATGAGAAACCTGAGCTAAGACAGTCACCTAAGTCACCTAAGATTCTAACCTTGGGGACCCAGGAGAGCAAGTCTCATCCATCTGAAGGTAGACCTCCTGGCCACCTGAGTCTTCTGAGCCATGGTTCCCTCCACCAGTCCTCACGGAGTGTTGTGTGCATCCTACATCCTGGCTGTCCTCCACCAAATGCCCTCCCGCTGTTCGTTTCTCCATGATAAAGCAACCAAATGGAAGTCCCCGAGTACATGACACATGGTCTGACAGGACAGGAATGAGAATGTGACTGCGTCTTCCTTGGTTCTGGAGCTCTGGCTGCACGTTGGAACCAATGGTCAAacattagaaatacaaattcttcaccttcctcctcctcttccccctcaccCATCCCAGGTCCTGATTCAGAGGGTCTGGCCACAGCAAGGACACACAGTGTTACCagagctccccaggtgattctggttGATATCAAGATGGAGAGTCACTGGGCTCAGTGTTCGACTTCAATTCAGCAGCCTCAGAGTCTGTCCGCTTTTCTGGCAGCCTTTTCATTTGA from Eptesicus fuscus isolate TK198812 chromosome 5, DD_ASM_mEF_20220401, whole genome shotgun sequence harbors:
- the INAFM2 gene encoding putative transmembrane protein INAFM2, whose protein sequence is MKERDAAPSERGKPATYTGDKKAKMAAKTNKKWVRLATVFAYVLSVSLAAIVLAVYYSLIWQPVGAGTSGGAAGPPPGGSNATGQSGTSGAAAGPNATGSSRREAPRDAPPLQAAGPPPPEPPADSPLAGPPERARGPEEDEEEAAAPGSR